Proteins encoded by one window of Grus americana isolate bGruAme1 chromosome 7, bGruAme1.mat, whole genome shotgun sequence:
- the ACADSB gene encoding short/branched chain specific acyl-CoA dehydrogenase, mitochondrial, which translates to MAAAGGWLRSCAKLKRSLPAYLAPWRASPCVFRSSKSELMPNLASDGVVCAPLQTFTEEETMLKNMVTKFAQERVAPLVQKMDQNSKMEDSVIQGLFEQGLMSIELGEEYGGTGASFFSIILVVEELAKVDPAVALLCELQNTLTNKLFTTYGTEEQKRTYLPRVAKDTIGSFCLSEAGSGSDAFSLKTRAEKKGDYYIINGSKMWISLAEHAGVFFVMANTDPSLGYRGITCFIVDRNTEGLHVGKKEDKLGIRASSTCPVTFENVKVPETNILGQVGQGYKYAIGMLNTGRIGIAAQMLGLAQGCFDHTIPYTKERVQFGKSVFDFQGMQHQIAQVATQLEAARLLTYNAARLAETGRPFIKEASMAKYYAAEVATLTTSKCIEWMGGVGFTKNYPIEKYYRDCKIGTIYEGTSNIQLSTIAKNLAQEY; encoded by the exons CTGAAAAGAAGTTTGCCGGCATACTTGGCTCCTTGGAGGGCTTCTCCATGTGTCTTTAGATCCTCCAAATCAGAACTTATGCCAAATCTAGCCAGCGATGGAGTTGTCTGTGCTCCACTTCAAACATTCACCGAAGAGGAGACGATGCTGAAAAATATGG TGACAAAATTTGCTCAGGAACGAGTTGCACCTTTGGTACAAAAAATGGATCAGAATTCAAAGATGGAAGACTCTGTAATACAGGGATTGTTTGAACAAGGG CTGATGAGTATTGAGCTTGGGGAAGAATACGGAGGAACTggagcttcatttttttcaatcatATTGGTGGTAGAAGAATTGGCCAAAGTTGATCCGGCTGTAGCTCTTCTATGTGAACTCCAAAATACACTAACAAATAAGTTGTTTACCACATATggaacagaagaacaaaagcgAACTTATTTGCCCAGAGTCGCTAAAGATACA ATAGGCAGTTTCTGTCTTTCGGAGGCTGGATCTGGCAgtgatgctttttctttgaagactcgggctgaaaagaaaggagacTACTATATTATCAATGGCTCAAAGATGTGGATTAGCTTAGCAGAACACGCAGGAGTTTTTTTTGTCATGGCAAATACAGATCCGTCCTTA GGGTACAGGGGAATCACATGCTTCATAGTAGACCGCAACACAGAGGGACTGCATGtagggaagaaagaagacaagCTTGGAATCAGAGCATCTTCTACCTGCCCAGTAACATTTGAAAACGTTAAG GTTCCTGAGACCAATATCCTAGGACAGGTTGGACAAGGCTATAAGTATGCAATTGGAATGCTAAATACCGGCAGAATAGGTATCGCTGCGCAG ATGTTAGGACTGGCACAGGGGTGTTTTGACCATACGATTCCCTATACAAAGGAGAGAGTCCAGTTTGGGAAAAGCGTATTTGATTTCCAG GGGATGCAACATCAGATAGCTCAGGTGGCCACGCAGTTGGAGGCAGCGAGGTTGCTCACCTACAACGCAGCTCGTCTTGCAGAAACAGGAAGGCCGTTCATAAAGGAGGCAAGCATGGCCAAATACTACGCTGCTGAG GTTGCAACACTGACAACTAGTAAATGCATTGAATGGATGGGTGGTGTTGGATTCACAAAAAATTATCCAATAGAAAAGTACTATCGTGACTGCAAGATAG gTACAATATACGAAGGAACTTCAAATATCCAGTTGAGCACCATTGCAAAAAACTTAGCACAGGAGTACTGA